The Rhinolophus sinicus isolate RSC01 linkage group LG13, ASM3656204v1, whole genome shotgun sequence sequence GGATGTGGACAACCATTGCCTTGATTAGCATCGGATGCCCATCCCAATAGCCATGAATGTGCCAAAGGTGCCGCCACTCTGCATCATGGTTTTCCCGATGCCGCCCATCAGCTCCCGACCCCGCATTCCGATCCTGGGAGAAGAGGAAACCAAGATGGGGCCGATTGGGAACAAAAATACTGTACAGGGAGATGCATTAACTGCCCTTTTCCAATGTGCTTCCAATGATGAATCAAGCGCTCCAAAAGTCTGGCAGGACATAAGCCCTTTCCCCCTGGGGTGTGTAATGACTAAGTTGAAAAGGATCCATCAAAGACTGGAGGGATTCTGATGAATGTCAAATCAACTGCCTTCAATATGTGGGAGGAATCAAATGCAGTGTCAAGTACATGAACAGAGAAACCAGGTTTCTGTACTGGTTTTACCTccagggtatatatatatatgatctaatGAAGTCAGCTGTCAGACGGTTTCCTCGTGTCAAAACAGTCATTTTACAGGCTGTGTCAAGTGTAAAATAAGGATCGTAACATTCACAGAGTTAAAGCATTTAACAGTGATTAccacagtaagtgttcagtaaatggtaaTTTACAATCGGGAAAAATGGGAATAGTCCAGTTTACTCCATGTGAAAATGACAGGGCGTAgaggttttcttcatttctacatCTTGTTCCCACTACAGTGAAATTGCTCGTTTGCTTCACTATGCGCAAATGTAAATAACGACAGTAGTGGTAACCATTGAGAGCACTTAACGTGCCAGATTTTGTGCTAAGTGTGCTCTGATTTGATCCTTACAACTCGATGAGGTAGATGTTACTGACCTCATTCTACACCCGCGGAAACCCAGGCTCAACTTGCCTAAGGTTACAGAACGAATAAGGCCAGAGAGGTTGAGTTGAGTCAGCTCACATTCACAAGCACCGAGGCTTCCAACCTGTCCTTCCAGACTGAAGGTGGTTACGAAATTTGTCTTGCTTCTTAAGAGGACAGCAAGGGAACTGTAACAAGGTAGGCTCAATTCTGGCTGCGGGCCAAGTGGAATGGGGCGGGTAGATCCGGTAATTCGCCCTGAGGCCACCACCACCCGCTCCCCTCACCTGAGACAGGAAAAGGTGCCGAAGAGCGCCCCGGCCGCCATGCCCACGGCGCAACCCATCACAAAGCCCATCTTCACGCGGTCGAAGCAGCTAGGCTGGGACTGTCCATAGGGACCCACGGCCACCGGCATCTGCGGGGGTCAAGGGTTAGGGAAATGAAGGCCTAGCCGCCAGCCCAAGAGTAGGGCGGGGACCAGGGGAAGCGGGGTGGGGAGCGGGCCCAAGAGTTCGGAGGAGTCCGGGAAGGAAAATCAGCGCGTAGCCCGACTCCATCACCCTTTTAGAGTTCGGACCCCGGAGCCCCTACCTCACCTCGCTCGCGGCCTCGATCGCTCAGCTCTACGTCTCACAGGGAACGCGAGGCGGAGCGCGTTCGTGGCCCGAGGAATCGCTTCCGGGGCGCTCAGCAATACTTCCGGGAGTCAGTAGCTGAAGACTGCAGCCGCTTGGGGCGAGGGGCTGTGCCACCAGGACGATGCTGCTGCGAACAGCTTGGAGGCGGGTGGCCGCGGCAGTGCCCGCCGCTTCCCCGCGGAGGCCCGAGGCGCCCACTCGGGGTCTGCGCCTGCGCGGTACGCTCACTGCCCCCCTCTCTGGAGGCGCGGACCTTTTTCCTCCGCTCCGCATCTGAATATGCCGGAGCCTCCCTCTTCCGCTCGCTGCCCAGACCCTCTGACCCTTTCCCTTGGCTGCACCCCTCAAATTTTCTCAGCCGGCCTTCTGAGCCGTTGACTTCACCGCGCCCACCTCACATCGCGCCCCGCAGGCCTTCAGAGCCTTTGAGGCTCGGTCTTCAGACCTTTCCTGGCAGACTTTTACAGAGTCGTCCAGCCAGTAACTTTCGAAGGAGCTCTCCCCATTCCTTCTAAATGGCTCTGCCCTTTcagagccctccccactcccaacgACGCAATTTGAATATTGTCCCAACATACATTCCCCTCCAAGAACCCTGTCTTTGTCCCTTACCTCCTTTTAGTTTACTCAGATCCTGtgatgttatttttccttttccatagaGGTTCAACTCCAGCATGCTTTAACTTATCTCACGGGCATCCAGCTTGGATACCCTGTGTCCATAGTTGCATCTTCTCTCACTTGGCCACTCtgttgcttttttgctttttcttgtcagtTGCAGACCATGCTCCCCAGTCTGCTGTTCCCTCAGATATAGCCACTGCTCCAGAGGTGGAGTCAGGGCTGCGACCTCTGTATATGGATGTGCAAGCGACAGCTCCTCTGGTAAGGATGGAGGTGCACCTTTTGCCAAGAGTGTTTATAGGAATTATATTGTAGAAGTGACAGTGTACGGAAATGGCTGGATCCTTGAGAGCCATTGAGAAGTGTGTGCTGGGAAAAGCAATGAGCCAGCAGTTGGGAAGCTTAAGTTGTAGACCACTAGAAATGGCTCAGTTATTTACTAGCTATTGAACTTGGTCAAATCACTTCAGTGCAGGCGCTATAGTAGTAATTAAAAGCATGGACTCTGGAATTAGCCTACTGCTACTTCATAactgtgtgaatttgggcaagtaGTAAATTAATTATAAGACATAAAGCAGCCCTTAGCAGCTTGGCACATATATGCACTTGAGTATTAACGCAAGCTTTCACCAATATACGGATTCTGTCATGTCCTGGCCCCTTGTAGATCACATTTCCTGGTAAGAATGGGAACACCTGCAGAAATGGCTGTCGGGACAAGGCAATGTTTGTCGATTACCTGGGGAGAGAGAATAGTCTGATTTAAGATGGATTGGGAATGGGAGTGTATAAGGCTTATATTTGATTAGTATCTGAGGGTCTGGAAGAATGTTTGAGGCCTAATCTAAGCAGTGTCTGAAGGGTTGGGAGTGTGCTGAAGCAGCTCTGAGCGGATGGAGTTGGGCCTGAGTTAATTATGGCTCAAGGAGACTGATCTGTTCTGTTATGCTCAGGACCCTCGGGTGCTTGATGCCATGCTCCCTTACCTGGTCAACTACTATGGGAACCCACACTCCCGGACACATGCCTATGGCTGGGAGAGTGAGGCAGCCATGGAACATGCTCGCCAGGTTAGTACAGAAGGGTTTAGGAGATACTGAGATCAGGGATTCAGTGGCCTGTGGGAGGCATTCCCTTCTTGGTAGGTCTGGGTGGAGGTAGAAATGGTTTGGTGCTCTTTCAGAAAGAGATTCAGAGAACAGGCCTTGGAGTCCCTCTGAagtcatttattataattaatccCTACATTTCCTAGCTAAATGACCTTTGACAAGTTATctaatttctctaagcctcagttttctcatattgCAAATGCGATGTAATAGTTCCTACTCTCAAAGATTATTATTGggtggattaaatgagacaatgttaATGATGGGTTTATTCACCCAACATctatatactggggtgccaaaaaaatgtatacaaacggacgctttggtcaacgtagctcaagcagtagttcgcagtaatcagaagtgtctggacactgatggtgaccactatgagcacctcttgtgattgca is a genomic window containing:
- the ROMO1 gene encoding reactive oxygen species modulator 1, producing MPVAVGPYGQSQPSCFDRVKMGFVMGCAVGMAAGALFGTFSCLRIGMRGRELMGGIGKTMMQSGGTFGTFMAIGMGIRC